Genomic segment of Scylla paramamosain isolate STU-SP2022 unplaced genomic scaffold, ASM3559412v1 Contig41, whole genome shotgun sequence:
cttcctttttctccttcctttttcttctttcttctcctccacctttttcaccaacttcttcttcttcttcttcttcttcttcttcttcttcttcttcttcttcttcttcttcttcttcttcttcttcttcttcttcttcttcttcttcttcttcttcttcttcttcttcttcttcttcttcttcttcttcttcttcttcttcttcttcttcttcttcttctcctcctcctcctcctcctcctcctcctcctcctcctcctctgttccaaCATTAAATTAATGGCAAGATaataaatcctctctctctctctctctctctctctctctctctctctctctctctctctctctctctctctctctctctctctctctactactactactaaaatattaacaataatgaaagaagaacaggaggaggaggaagaggaggaggaggaggaggaaaaggaaaagagggtaaTTTTAACACAttcaagaggaagagtaagtagggggagagagagagagagagagagagagagagagagagagagagagagagagagagagagagagagagagagagagagagagagagagagagagagagagagagagagagagagagagagagagagagagaggctttagGAATAAAGAGAGTAAACATCtgttgaactctctctctattattatcattattattattattattattattattattattattattattattattatcatcatcatcatctttccttactcctcttccttctcttcctcctcctcctcctcttccttcatcatttttccacacacatacagagagagagagagagagagagagagagagagagagagagagagagagagagagagagagagagagagagagagagagagagagagagagagagagagagagagagagagagagagagagaaaggattactgtttgtgtctgtgtgtgtgtttacctgtttgcTGCCACGGAAACAGTAATTATGATTGCTTTGTTTACAGGACaaaagtgactctctctctctctctcgtttacttttctttttttctttccactttttcttctctttctctgtcttcctcctcctcccttttattaatagagtagtagtagtagtatgagagagagagagagagagagagagagagagagagagagagagagagagagagagagagagagagagagagagagagagagagagagagagagagagagagagagagagagagagagagaggtaacacacacacacacacacactgcttcacCTGTGCATCCTCCTATTAGTACAATCTACACATTTCAGTGTGGCAACACCAAGAAAACCATGGAAACTGAGACAAAAACATGCACTGGGACACTGGGAGGGAGGCATTAAGGTCTCCGTCTGGGTCCAATGACATCATATTTCCAGGGTTGAGCACAGAGCTGCATCCTTATATTTCGTTAATGTTATTTGACGGCAGGGGTGATGGGGACCATAAAACACCCTTCTCCCCAGTAAATACCTCAGGGAAGCGAGGGACGTCAGGAGGAGGCGTGGTAattataaaataagaaaatacaattcAATTTTTCGCCCCCAGTATCCTCAATTCTTAAGACAGCTTATTTCTGGCATTCTCTCCATATTCAAGGCTTCCCAGGCACATTTCACTTGGTATACATGTACAGTAAGCCTTATTAAGTATACCTGAGTAAGTCTATCAAGGTGGGTGAGGTAAGAATATAATAAACAGGGGATTTGAATACTCACACAACCAACGCGTACCTCCCAGATCAAAGTGTAATGGCAACCATCAGAGCGGGCACAATTTCCTGTgaaaatatatttgttattaACTCATCTTTTCATTGTCTCTGTCATGTAAAAAGTGGTGATAAATTACGTACTTCATTATTTCACTTGCACTTGTTAAACATCTACtttcattttaatatatatatttttttcctcttttgtcaCTTGGCTGTAAAGGGAAACTGATGTTCTCCCATTTCATTAAGTTCATCGTGTTATTTCTCCattgttctttcatttattcagtgTCTAAAGatcgatataaaaaaaatgttcctttcttctattttctcatcGTCTGTACAATTAATTATAGTACTTCAAGTACTATAATAAGTACTATTTCTGCATCATTATCAGTTATATAGGAAGATCAGGATGGTAAGAGAGGAAAGCCTAGTATACATGTTTTTCggggaatattctctctctctctctctctctctctctctctctctctctctctctctctctctctctaagaaaaaagatgaatacaataagataaaaaggagaaaacacatgaatattctTTGCATCTTTCACTTTGTTTTATCTATGAAAAGCAGTACATGTGTAAATAGCAATAATTATATACAGCCCAGGTACAACAAATATcagtgtaacacacacacacacacacacacacacacacacacacacacacacacacacacacacacacatctacttTCTTGgtaggtgagaggaagagctgAGTAGAAAATGGTGTCAAACAATGAAAGCCTCATTCCCACCCTGatatccttaaccctttcagtgccagccagccagtcagtctttCCCATAACCACAAACTTTGAATGACAATTTTTTGTAGTGGAGTCACTTCAAAGAGTTGTGTAGCTTAGCAGAGATCAGAGTCTTTTCTTGCTGtcaatacaaataataacaaataacacaaCCATCATATTCCCCTtttacaaaaataagtaaacaaataaatagatacataaaataataaaataagtaatagTTCCACCTTGCCTATcattaaaaatcaataaacaaggAAATGTAAGCACACTCCACCTACACAAATAAATACCCAAGCTTCACTTGcctcacacaccaacacacacacacacacacacacacacacacacacacacacacacacacacacacacttgggcaCCCAAACTTTAACTGTGAGAAGCTTCAACTCACCTCCCAGGCAACAGCCACACACCCCGACACCCTAACCCACATTCAGGGACTCGGGGTGCACCAGGATGGGCTGGGAGGACCTGAAGACGCAGCCGTAGCATGAATGTACCCTAACGCAGCCCCGGAAGCTCAGGACGTACCAGGGAGAGACTGTGAACGCGACATTCTCATTCTAACGGCCTGTTTTCATGTTGAGGCAGAAGGGTTTCTTCAGAGTGGCTGTCTTGACGACCTGAAAGCCTTCCTTGCTGCCAGAAGTGGAGGACTTCCAGTACTTAGGGCTGCAAATGGGCAGCCATGAGCCCCTTCACACTCCAGGGGCCTCCCAAACTGACCGTGGACGGCAGGGTGACCGAGGGGCCGGGGCGTGCCGTGACAAGacctgagggaaggagggggtggTGTTAGACTGGTGGTGGGGACATTAGGGCACAAGGGAATTGGGAGTGGCTTAGTACATTAAAGAGGAATGGTATTTGGGGAGGCTATGAGATACAAGTTAATAAATACAAGTGAACACAAGTGAATACCAGTGAATATCTAACTAAATTTTACATAATAAGAGCTTTAAATCCTGACAAACTTGAATTTAGGGATACAACTCAGGAAGGTTATGCAATACAGGGTAATATAAGTGAATACAAGTAAATTTCACACAACAGCAGACCTTTCAATCCTCACTAAGTTCTAACCTAACTATACAATTGAGAGGGAAAAATTTCTTGtatcaaaaggaaagagaaggaaggtgtgatCGAGTTCCTCGTCTGTAGGCTgatttgttcctcctcttcctccttatttcccttatttcttgtcctcttcctcttcctcctcttactgctagtcttgtctccttccatcattcatctcttctttccctcactgccTCTTTATCTTACAAAACTCCTATTCCTGTCTTCCACCTttatcacctctcctcctcctcctccacagagaCACTCACTGACATAGTACTCCACAGCCTCTATGTCCCTGCAGAAGTGCTCCAGGTCAGCCGCCAGTTTGGGGTCACCAGCCAGGtcaaggaaggaggtgaagggctgCATGCTAAACCTCCTGCGGTACGCGTTGAGCCCCTGGAACCTCAGCTGGCGGCCGTTTTCATTCACCTCCTCCAGCACTGGgtagagagcgtgtgtgtggttCCTTGATGTCAgctgtgaggggagagagagtgtgtgagtggtggtgtgcTTGGTAGGGCAGAGGGAGTCATACATATGTGTCTGGGAGGTACTGTGCATCTCCTGTTTATctaaccatccatccattcatccaccttactgctcacctctctcactcactccacccTTCTAATTTCAAACTTGCCTTCCAAAACAAACCTTCActtccatttcctccacctTACCAAAATATCTCATTATCTAACCTTCCATCTTActagtcacctctctctctctctctccctctctctcctcactgatgacaatgatgacagtAAGGCGGGCAGTCTGGTAGAGGCAGTTGTCATCCCAAGATTTGGGTGAATCTTGAGCAGCtcgtcacacacacagttgtgCTCCCTCATCCAGATGGTGGAGTATGCCTGCAGGAGGAAAGGTGGACTTACTGGTGGGGAAAACAGATGAAGGTACTTGTGGGGAAGTGAAAGGCTCGATAGGGAGGAACAAACAGTGACAGGGAAATTTAAAAGCTGgataggaataaagaaagactgACAATAAGAAATTGACAGGGAAATTTAAAGGCTGgataggaataaagaaagactgACAGAAAATTTAAAGCAATGACCTTAAGGAAAATTTTACGGGGAAATTTTAAATCCcgagggaagagaaaacaagacttACTTGCTGGGAAATTAATACGtaagaagaaaagtgtcttgaaacctcccttgtgaaagagttcaaggtggaagaaggaggaaatacagaagcaggcagggagtttcagagtttaccaatgaaagggatgaatgactgagaatactggttaactcttgtatttgGGAAGTGGacggaataggggtgagaaataAGTGCAGTGAATTGAAAccacaaagagaaggaaatacagaagcagggagggagttccaaagtttgccagtgaaagggatgaatgtctgagaatactgcttaactcttgcactagggaggtggacagaataaggtgagaaaaggagaggaaaaacacccaaaaaataccTGCAATACTCACCCAAACATAcccaaaacacgcttaaaacaaacaaacaaacaaaaaaaacaaaaatcaacacCCAATAACACCCCaatatacccacaaaactcaccccaaacactcaaaacacccaaaacacattcttaaataccccaaaatacccaaaactcatccaaacaaactaaaaacatttaaaataaaaCCCAAACACCCTACACCACtccaaaactcatcaaacacactcaaaacatcccacAACACCACAGAAAGCACCCCATAcacaccctaacacacacaaaactacctgctcacacacacacacacacacacacacacacacacacacaaatcaaaatTCACCAAATTCTATTCAATgaaatttttctttctattcaatGAAATTTTGCTCATAcctcaaattctctctctctctctctctctctctctctctctctctctctctctctctctctctctctctctctctctctaccaaaatATTCTCCtttataaatacacaaaaatttaagtggacagagagagagagagagagagagagagagagagagagagagagagagagagagagagagagagagagagagagagagagagagagagagagagaatgaaaaaaaataaatatacctaCGATTTTATactttaataaattaaataaaaaaataataaaatgatgatgatgatgatgatagtagtagtagtagtagtagtagtagtagtagtagtagtagtagtagtagtagtagttgttgttgttgttgttgttgttgttgttgttgttgttgttgttgttgttgttgttgttgttgttgttgttgttgttgttgttgttgttgttgtatcattATTTACAGTTCATAATATTTTTACAATGCGTACTGaaatttctctgtctctctctctgtgttcccCTGACACAAATTGTTCTGTACATAATGGCGGTGTTGTTGCATTCCCGTGTGTTGCTGTCTGTTAATGTGGCTGCGCGTTGCATGatgcatgacagagagagagagagagagagagagagagagagagagagagagagagagagagagagagagagagagagagagagagagagagagagagagagagagagacttggtcACTTAGCAATGCCTGTGTGATGGTCTGTGTGAAAGTGCTTGTCTGAAAGTGATGGTGACTGAAACGACCTTTTCTGGGTCACCTGTGGGTGGGACAGGGAGAAggggggaatggaggaggaggaggaagtgtatttgtttatttgtttaggcCTTCAGGTGATCATACCCATAGAAGACCgtccacacgcacgcacgcacacacacactggctgtCTCAAAACACCCACACATTCACGCGACCATCTCAAACACCCTCACACATCAAAATATCCACACACCAATCCATATATGCACTCAACCATCCACGCCCACACCTCATCCACTTGGCTATCTCAAATACCCACACACTCATCAGCACAGCAATCCTAAGTATCCACATAACCACCCCACACACCTATTCACGCCCACACCTACCGGCTTCTCACCTAAACTGCTAATAtccaccactttcaccaccaccactttcttaATCATCCACACTTCCACACACATTCCACCTGATGTAACGTATTAAATGTGGTACTCacgcgtatgtgtgtgttcgtgcgtcCTGGCAGAGAGTGACAGTGAGGGGTGCCCTTGCGTCCGTGTCTCCGTGcggctgatgagagagagagagagagagagagagagagagagagtgagagtgagggggaagaggcGCAGTGTAGGTTCACGAAGCCGAGCCACTCACGCTGTCTCGAAAACACAGGAAGGtgattctttctctcatttcctgcaAAGTTAGGGTGAAGTTAAGTTTGATTTAGTGTGATGTAATGTTAAGTTAGTTTTGTAGATCGTGTTACCTGTATTTCACGTCcgtaacaaacacacaacaaacatttcatttagtgtggAAACACTTGAATCTTTAACTGGTCGTCTCTCGTTGTCCAGCCAAGGTAAAGTTACAGTGGGTTTGTTATCACATTGCCTGTATTTCAAGTCGATATTACCACCACACACTGTGCCACCAACATTTCAGTTcttaactccttccttcctttttcatgtCGCTTGTTTCCCTGCAAAGTTAATTTCAAGTCAATCTGTTATATTATATGTATTCAAAGTGatatccatacacacacacacacacacacacacacatacccataaCACTCAAATTATTGTACTGAGAATCTGCTACACACACCAAACAATATAACAAACAAGCCAGTTTTCACATAGGTACTATAatgctatctatctgtctgtctatctatcgatctatctatatGTAATCGTACTGTTGACATAATGGATATAACAATGAAGCCTGTATAGCATATCACCTAAAATTATACTTATACATAATTAAAAGTTATTGCATTATCTACACAACAAGCGATATTGCATTATAAATATATGACCTTGTGTTGTTAAAccgtaaggtgtgtgtgtgtgtgtgtgtgtgtgtgtgtgtgtgtgtgtgtgtgtgtgtgtgtgtgtgtgtgtgtgtgtgtgtgtgtgtgtgtgtgtgtgtacaaacaaAGGCCATCACTCAAGTTAAGGctgaaaacagacaaaatataGCAGGTACTTGAGCAGAATGGATGTACAGAgtcattaaacacacacacacacacacacacacacacacacacacacacacacactgactgacagacttaCTGACTGATTAAAGATGCCACTAGTCACctggttaacacacacacacacacacacacacacacacacacacacacacacacacacacacacacacagccccaaatgttttttttattattattttgccagatgtaaaaaaaaatcctgatttTTACAAAATTTATTATACATGTAAGAAATTAAGTTGAAAATGTTTATTTTGCACACGATGAGGAAATACACTTAATGATTGTCATGCtaaacatgtatgtatgtatgtatgtatgtgtgtatgtatctaaATATGATATGATAGTaggtgcacgtgtgtgtgtgtgtgtgtgtgtgtgtgtgtgtgtgtgtgtgtgtgtgtgtgtgtgtgtgtgtgtgtgtgtgtgtgtgtgtgtgtgtgttagtgcatCATCCCAGGGTTCACAAAACTGACCCAAGTTAGGAACCACCATAAATAAACTAGACTGCTATTGTATAACCTATCATAAAAAgatcattgtagtagtagtagtagtagtagtagtaatagtagtagtggtagtagtagtagtagtactttcaCCACCGTACCGCTGGGGCTTTGGGGAGCGgcgccccctcccctcaccactgCAAGACCACGAGACAGTCGGGTGGGGGGCTGGGGGCAGGGGTGTCCAAAGCTCACAGTggcgggtggaggagagggaaggatactCACCTCGCGGATAGGGGGGGCGGGGTCCTCGGGGGATGGGGGCGATTACTGGATTAGGCTGGGGGGCGCCGGGGGGTAGAAGTGCCCCATGTAGTAGCCCCAGGACTTGCCGCTCTGTGCGgggtacagaaagagagaagcacGTTATACAGCTGCtggtagaagtagaagtagtagtagtagtagtagtagtagtagtagtagtagtagtagtagtagtagtagtagtagtaggcctTGATTCATTCATATTTCCACTCTTCACTAAACATTCATTCACACATTCCCTATCATttccattcaccaccaccaccaccaccaccaccaccactacaagtcAACATCATCGTGCTCTACTCTTTCACAATCTTTCTCAACCTTTCACCTTCAGCAtcattaatttctctttctcttggatcctcctgctccacttcctctctaatctttatatttttttttcattaaagtaTTTTCTAATATAcgtatctttttctctcctgttcttcctccctctcctcctccttatcgcaGAAAGTGATTCCTATAAAGTTGTTTTCA
This window contains:
- the LOC135098021 gene encoding prostaglandin G/H synthase 2-like; the protein is MREHNCVCDELLKIHPNLGMTTASTRLPALLSSLSSLTSRNHTHALYPVLEEVNENGRQLRFQGLNAYRRRFSMQPFTSFLDLAGDPKLAADLEHFCRDIEAVEYYVSLVTARPGPSVTLPSTVSLGGPWSVKGLMAAHLQP